The following nucleotide sequence is from Streptomyces sp. NBC_00239.
GCTCGCGGGCAACCCCGAGGACCCGGAGGGCGTCGACGCGAACACGCTGGTCGCCGGGGCGCACCGGGCGCTGGAGAGCGTACGGTCCCACGACCCGGCGCTCGGGGCGCTGGCCGAGCGGATCGGCGAGCTCGGCATCCTGCTCGCCGACGTCGCCGGGGAGCTGGCCGGATACGCCGACGACCTGGACGCGGACCCGCTGCGGCTGGCAGCGGTGGAGGAGAGGCGGGCCGCGCTGACCCAGCTCACCCGCAAGTACGGCGCCGACGGCCGGGGCATCGCAGGGGTGCTGGCCTGGGCCGAGGAGGGCGCCGGCCGGCTGACCGAACTCGACGGCGACGACGACCGGATCGCCGAGCTGACCGCCGAGCGGGACGGCCTGCGGGCCGAACTCTCCGGTCTCGCGCAGGCGCTGACGGACGCGCGGACCGCGGCCGCCGAGCAGTTCGCCGCGGCCGTCACCGCCGAACTCGCCTCGCTGGCGATGCCGCACGCCCGGGTCACCATCGACATCCGCCAGACGGCCGTCGAGGACCCGGCCGACGGGGTCGAGGTCGGCGGCCGCCCGGTCGCCTGCGGGCCCACCGGTGCGGACGAGGTGGAGCTGCTGCTGGCCCCGCATCCCGGCGCGCAGCCGCGTCCGATCGCCAAGGGCGCCTCCGGCGGTGAGCTGTCCCGGGTCATGCTGGCCGTCGAGGTGGTGTTCGCGGGTTCCGACCCGGTGCCGACGTACCTCTTCGACGAGGTGGACGCGGGCGTCGGAGGCAAGGCGGCGGTCGAGGTCGGCCGGCGGCTGGCCAAACTGGCCAAGTCCGCGCAGGTCGTCGTCGTCACGCACCTGCCGCAGGTGGCCGCCTTCGCCGACCGGCAGCTGCTCGTCGAGAAGACCAACGACGGGTCCGTGACCCGCAGCGGGGTCACCGTCCTGGAGGGCGAGGACCGGGTGCGGGAGCTGTCCCGGATGCTGGCCGGCCAGGAGGACTCGCAGACGGCCCGGGCGCACGCCGAGGAACTGCTCGCCGCGGCGCGGGCGGACGTGTGAACCGCGCGGACGCGTGGCTCGCGGATGCGTCCTCCGTGGGCGTGTGCCTCGGGGGCCTGTGCTCCGTGGGCGTGGGTTTCGTGGGCGTGTGCCTCGTGGGCGTGTGCCTCGTGGAGGCATGACGCCCGGCCGCGTGACGCGCCGGCGGGTCACCGCGGATGCGTGACGCGGCGCGCCGGGGCCGTGTGTCGCCCATGTGGGTGATCCCTGGAGGGGGGTGGCGCGATCCCGTACGGGATCCGCACCCGGACGGCCGCGGAACGCGCGTACGGGCTGGCATCCTGAGCCCGTCTCTTCTTCCTTCCTCCCCCAGGAGCTCCGGCACGTGAGCAGCACACCGGTACTGCCTTACGGGCGCACTCCGTTGCGCACCGTCCAGGTGCTCGGCGGCGGCAGCGCGGGCTCCAGCGCGCACGTGCGCTCGCTCGCGACCGGGCTGGCCGCCCGGGGCGTACGGGTGACCGTGTGCGCGCCCGCCGAGGCCGAGGGGGAGTACGACTTCACCGGCGCGGGCGCACAGTTCACCCCGGCCGCCGTGAGCGCCCTGCGCGCCGCGTGCGCCGGGGCGGACATCGTCCACGCGCACGGCCTGCACGCCGGGATGCGGGCGGCACTGGCGCTGCGCGGCCGGCCGGCTCCCCTCGTGGTGACCTGGCACGCCGGCCCCGCCGCCGAAGGCCCGCTGGGGCAGCTCACCCGGATGCTGGAGCGGCGGGTGGCGCGGGCGGCCGCGGTGGTGCTGGGCACCTCCTCCGACCAGGTGGACCGGGCGCGGCTGCGCGGCGCGCGCGACGCCCGGCTCGCCCCCGTGACCGTGCCGGCCGCGCACCGTCCGGTGGCGCGCGGCCGGGACTCCAAGGCGCGGGCCGACCTCGGGGCGGTGGACCGGCCGCTGGTGATCGCGGTGGGCAGCCTGGTGCCGCGGCGCGGCTACTCGGTGCTGCTGGACGCGGCGCGGGCGTGGCGGGCGCTGGATCCCGTACCGCTGCTGGTGATCGCGGGGGAGGGGCCGCAACGGGCGGCGCTGGCCCGGCGGATCGAGGCCGAACGGCTTCCGGTACGGCTGCTTGGGCGGCGCGAGGACGTGGCGGAGCTGCTGGCGGCGGCGGACGTGGCGGTGCTGCCCAGCCGCTGGGAGGCCCGCTCGCTGCTGGCGCAGGAGGCGCTGCGGCTGGGCGTGCCGCTGGTGGCGACGGCGGTGGGCGGCGTACCGGAACTGGTGGGCGACGCGGCGCTGCTGGTGCCGTACGGGGACGCGGGGGCGCTCGGGGGCGCGGTGGCGGGGTTGTTGGGCTCGCCGGAGCGGTGTGCGGAGCTTGCGGTTGCGGGGCCGGTGCAGGCGGCAACGTGGCCGAGTGAGGACGACACGGTGGCGCAGGTGCTGTCCGTCTACGACGAACTGGCGGAACGG
It contains:
- a CDS encoding glycosyltransferase family 4 protein, whose amino-acid sequence is MSSTPVLPYGRTPLRTVQVLGGGSAGSSAHVRSLATGLAARGVRVTVCAPAEAEGEYDFTGAGAQFTPAAVSALRAACAGADIVHAHGLHAGMRAALALRGRPAPLVVTWHAGPAAEGPLGQLTRMLERRVARAAAVVLGTSSDQVDRARLRGARDARLAPVTVPAAHRPVARGRDSKARADLGAVDRPLVIAVGSLVPRRGYSVLLDAARAWRALDPVPLLVIAGEGPQRAALARRIEAERLPVRLLGRREDVAELLAAADVAVLPSRWEARSLLAQEALRLGVPLVATAVGGVPELVGDAALLVPYGDAGALGGAVAGLLGSPERCAELAVAGPVQAATWPSEDDTVAQVLSVYDELAERAR
- the recN gene encoding DNA repair protein RecN; its protein translation is MRIRSLGVIDDAVVELSPGFTAVTGETGAGKTMVVTSLGLLLGGRADPALVRIGAKAAVVEGRLVMRPDAPAALRAEEAGAELDEGGALLISRTVSAEGRSRAFLGGRSVPVGLLGELADDLVAVHGQTDQQGLLRPARQRQALDRYAGDAVAVPLEKYAAAYRRLRAAATELDTLTTRARERAQEADLLRFGLDEIAAVEPRAGEDTELAAEAERLGHAESLASAAALAHAALAGNPEDPEGVDANTLVAGAHRALESVRSHDPALGALAERIGELGILLADVAGELAGYADDLDADPLRLAAVEERRAALTQLTRKYGADGRGIAGVLAWAEEGAGRLTELDGDDDRIAELTAERDGLRAELSGLAQALTDARTAAAEQFAAAVTAELASLAMPHARVTIDIRQTAVEDPADGVEVGGRPVACGPTGADEVELLLAPHPGAQPRPIAKGASGGELSRVMLAVEVVFAGSDPVPTYLFDEVDAGVGGKAAVEVGRRLAKLAKSAQVVVVTHLPQVAAFADRQLLVEKTNDGSVTRSGVTVLEGEDRVRELSRMLAGQEDSQTARAHAEELLAAARADV